Genomic DNA from Channa argus isolate prfri chromosome 2, Channa argus male v1.0, whole genome shotgun sequence:
gtATACCTACTGTTtcaaaagtatatttttaaataagttcTTATTATAtactaataataaaagtaacattGATGATACATttaactctttctctctctttctaactTATATAAACATATTAATCTCCTACTAACTTTCCCAAAAAAACTCTCTATGCAAACTGAGTGAGAACAAGTGGTGGTCTGTGATCCATTTAATATTGCATTGAAAACAGCCAAACAAGTAGGTGGTGTTTTCGAACTGGGATCAGAATACAAGCTTATTCTGCAGGCAGTCAATTCTAATCGTATTAGATCCTGAGATGATGTCCTGGTTTGAGATGCGTTGAAGAACAGGGCATGTTAGTTTGGATATGAGTAATGGGCCTGGAAGCCCAAACTGTGGTATAAAtctaatttgaaatatttgtattggAAATTATTCTAATATTAGATCACTTAGTATATCTTCatttataaattacattatttatctGAGATGAAGGTTTTGCAATTGCTTTAAATCCAGGGAAACGAACCCCAGTCCTTGGGAGCCACTATCGTGCTTGTTTGCTAACAGTACCTGCCCTGCCCACTACtcatcacctggatcaggtatgttcagtcaatcagaagctggggAATTACCAATTCACTTTGCGTTTACCCATCCCACCCTCATCTAAGATCTTACGACTGACTGAACATACCTGATTCAGGTAATCAGCAGAAGGATGAGCTGGGATAGTTGGAAAATAAGCAGGGCAGTGGCGCTCAAAGACCTGTATGACAAACCAAACTTAGACATGTTGAAAACTTTCTTAGTTAGTTGCTGACCCATAGCAACCTAGTAGCAACCAACAAGTGACACCTACCCCAGTAAGTTGTGCTTACATTTTTGCCAAaactttattgtgtaaatacTAGAAGGCTGTTTATTTAAAGAGCAGATCATTTTAACTAAAATAGAAAGCACATTTATTCTAGTCAATGTGTGCAaggttaatatttatttattttccccacATTAAACCTTTGTAAACTCTTTCAGGACTATTTCTTTCCTgttacatatttaacatttaatcttGACTATACTATGTGCATGCAGATCAGGTTCAGCATGCCTCTGGAAGACAGGTAGCTGTATAAATTCCTTTGGAAAATACAGCTACCTTGGTTATCAATTAATTTGGGCTGGAAATGTATAACCTTCAACTCTATGTCCACCAGCACACTTTAAAGGGTGTCATTGTTCACAAGATAGATAAGTCACTGGTGTACAGTGATGTTAGCTATTCAAGCAcgaaacataaaacataaaattaaacatgagTTAAAGAGGCTGAATTTGAACTTGTGTCCTTGTTTGATActgaaaatgcagaaagacaTGGCTAAATATTAGATTTTTGATTTTAGAAAGTCGTTCAATTTAGTTTTAGGTTTCTCTTTAATAAGTCTCCAAACCCTCAATTTTCTGCTAACTATTGAGTGACCTTGGTAAGCCCCTTGCAGACATTCACCGGAAAACTGATattatcctgactttgtcaggagggggtgcatgtgtgaacacaaaggTCTGAGTGAGATGCTGCCGACACTATCCGATCAGATCAGATCTGATGTGCTTAAGTTTTATATCATGTGTGCCTCCTGCATGTTCACGGAAATCGCATTTTTACACTACTGTCGCAATCTCCCACTGTGTACAACATGTTTGTATACTACATGTCTGAAACGCCATTCTGGAAAATATCCCAGGCTAATTTCTGCTAACACTGACCAGAGTTCATATGTGTAAAAGGTCTGATGTATATTATATAGTTTATAGGGAGGAATTTCGAACGCAACCCTCGGCTTTTCAGGTGGTGCGTCCCATGCGGCGGTCCTATATTGTTGACGTAATGTAACGTCATTGAAAACAACCTTAGGGCTTTCAATGAGCTaaactttaaaatcacaaagaaCAAACTTTGTTAAACATGACCCAGATAAAGGAATTTgtaatttatgtacagtatgatttCTGTTGGAAGAATCGCCTGTATATTATGTGATTATTGTATGTACTTAGCACTAAATAAATtgctaaattaataaataaatgataataataatagtaatacttTAGTTTGTAGGCCCAGTTACAATTTACAAAtcttaaacaacagaaaatcgcTTATCTATCTACTAGCTTTACAGCCAAATCAATCTATCTATAGTTTTTTGAATGTCCCATTTTCCAATGTCATATTTTGAATGTCCCATTACTACCTATAAAGGAACATGCGTTGAACGTTACCTTTGCCAATTCGACATTTAACATCCTGTCACTACGCTTACATGCACATTGTTtgcttgtatttgtgtattgttACCTCTTTTTTTACAGATTATTTCGACACTTTACAGTCAACAATGATGGTAACGGGCTCCCACAGGTCGTCGTTCATCTGTGGACACAGCACCAGACTCTTTTTTGGCCCTTTTGGCCTTTTTGGCGCTCCGTAGATTTGAGAATCGGCGCGCGGCGCAGCAGGTTATGGTGGGAAATTTATATCTCCTACGGGGCAGTGTGGCGTGTTCGCTGTATATTCCTACTAACAATGGCTCTCAACTATCAGTCATCGACGCTTTCTCTGACTTTGCCCATTTCGTGCCAGATATGTCTCGGGAAGGTAAGCCCTGTTCCGGTGGAATCAGTTGGCCATTCAACAAAAACAACGGGTTTGAACAAGAGAAACCGCTGCTGAGTAACCCTAACGGTTAAGGTTATGCAGCTCGCGTTAACGTTAGCGAGTTTACGTAGCCCGAACTGttctttgttattttccacTTTATTGTCCAATTTAACAAACACGCTGCCGACGCATATCTCTTTAACGTTTACAGGTGAAACAGCCGGTGATTTGTGGCAACTATCACGTGTTCTGTTCACCTTGCATGGAAATGTGGTTAAAGAAAGCTAGCCAGTGTCCCACCTGCAGAGTCCCCATCACACCGGAGAGCCCCTGCAGGAAAATCATAGGTAAGTAGCGCCATATTAAAGAGGCAATGCTGGGCTTCATCTGCATGCAGCATcttgcaaagaaagaaagagattgTGGCCTGTTTTAGGGTACAAATGTTGGTTGCAGTTAATTTCACCACAGTTCTTTGTTCTGTGCAACCTGAACTTGTAAGGCAATAGTTTCCCATGTCCAAGCTAAGTGACTTGTAGATTGTGGCCTGGTGTCTGTGTGCGTTTAATGGTGTCACAATGTTAATGTTGCAGGGGGTTCCAATGAGAGTGATCACAATGATAGTACTTCCACAAGGAGATGTCTCAGAAAAACAAGAGGAGAACTGCTTTTACAAGAGTATGAGGTACCAGTTCATGATGCAGTGTTTTTCGGATTTCTGTTTATCATGCTTGCATGTGTTTTTCACATCAAGCAGGTTCACAGCTAAACAGTTTAGTTGTGTTTCAATTGCAGCCACACTGCAGTGATACATAATTTCTGTATGGGCTCAGAATTATTGCTACTCTTTTTCTACTTGAGCAGACATAGTTTAAATAATGTACTTACCTTAGaatgtgacaaaatatttcAGTGCGGTACCCACCTTTCAGGTGTATTGTGATAACACACTATTACCACTaattaataaactgtttttttccctttgacaGGATGAAATCGATGGGCTCATCAGAGAAAATGaagagctgaaaacaaaaaatcaaagTCTTGAGGCCCAACTGAAGACTGCTTTAGATCCTTGCAGCATTAACATGGTACAGAGTGCTGAGAAAAAGGTTGATTCCTATATTTTGGAAGAATGGACCAACAAGCTGCGAGCTGCAACGGATGTTTGTGATAAAGTAAAGCATGACATGGACAAGCTTAAGGAGGTATGTagcatatttagaaaaaaactcATTTATATTGATCCTGGATTGGATTGATCCTTGAAGCAgagatgtttttgtatgttcTCCTTATTAAGGcctatgtaattattattttaccgTGTTAGTTAGAGGCAAACACATTCACTTCAGACTATATAACCTAATGAAAACATTATCTTTCTGGGTGCCAGAATTGAAAGAGTAATGGCtctaatttgacattttattgaatattaGCTGCCAAAGCCAGTCAAACAAGCTAAGGATCATATGATTAAAGGTAGCTAAGTGCAACAGCCATCTCTATTATAGTAatgcttaaaaatatttaatttgaaattgccGAATCCAATGCcagtcaaaaaataataaaagaaatggttaaatgagacaaaataaaaggacTTTACTAAGGCGATTCTTGCTGTTGTAGCACACAATCCAGATTAGGTAAGGATGCAAGGGTGTAGGTATGATTATCCGTCTAAACGTTGATCGTGGCCACCAAATGTTTATTGGAAATGGGAAAATTAAGAGGGATAAGGTTAAGTGATTTtctaatattgtaatattagtTGTTTGCTGAATAGTCATCTACAAATATACAGCTGGCTAGTGAAGCTTAACCAAAATTGTCTTTGACCTTTGACTGGCAATGGCAGCAGGTAGACAAtgtgataaaacatttttaagagcACCTATAAAGTGCTTGTCAATAAAGTAAATCTTACCATgtgcagatttcttttttaacaaaccTGATTTAATCCTtcaaaaaaaacactgataaagaTATGTTTAGTCACTGTCCTTGCCATAAAAACAATGCTTGACTAATTTGTGTTACTACTATTGTAGCAGGAGTGGTAGGAATAATTTGTAACTTTACCCCCCTCAGGCAAACAAGGTATTGCGATCTCAAAATATCGACCTTGTGCAAGAGAATATGAGATTGAAAGCAGAAGTGGCGAGCAGATCTCCTCAGAAGTAAGTATCTTTCTTGTCTGACATTTTTACTCCTTCACTTTGGGATAAAAAaactagtttttctttttttatggcATTTTAGCCCTTATTTGATATTGAGCAGTGAAGAGAAAGACATGAAATATGTGGAAGAGCAGAAATTATAACCTGCAACAATGGTCCCCAGACAGAACTGGGGACACTACAGTTATGTGGTCTGCACTGTAACCATTCAGGTTTCCATGCCACCACAGTTCATAAAACCATGCACACGGACTCAATGGATAGTGTAGTTGTTGACAGTCAGATAGTGTTATCATTTTAGGCACTGGGAAAATTTTGGTATTGGAGTGTTTTTCCTATAAATTGGTCTGAAGTTGAATGCATTGAGTAAAGATTGTAATAGTTGTTTTATTTGGTTATCCCTTTCTCTATCAAATCAGTAGCAGCTACTGACCACTCTCTACACTTGTATCCAATAGACAAATTAATAGACATTTTATTTGGGTTTTGGGTCATGGGGAATCTTTTAAAATTCAAGAAACTAAATTTGTTCTCAGGTTTGGTCGTTACACAGTGGCTGCACTAGAAGCCAAAATCCAGCAATATGAACGTGATGTAGACCACTTGAAGAGGGCTCTGGAACGTAGTGACCAGTACATTGAAGACCTGGAATCTAAGGTTAGAAAGCCTGAGAAGACCTGTCTTGAACTGCAGGAAGCCTGTGGTGGCAGCACGGCTGGGTCAGAAGCTCTCACTCAACAACAGAAAGTCAACATGATGATGAGAAGCTTGAGTGACAATGAGAGGCAGTTAATCTGCAGCAATCCGGAGGCAGAAGCTCAGACATTTTCTAGAAATCGCAGTTTGATGTTCATGCCATCTGTGGATCAAAAAGACTTGATCACAAAGAATGTGAGTAGCGATAAAAAAACTGAGGATTTTGAAAATACCTCTGACTTTTTGCCTGCCACGCCGTCTTCTGCCTTCCGATCCCTGACTCTGAGAAGCCCTGGCATCCGGGAAAAGAAAGTTTCATTTAAACCTGTGTCTTATCTGAGAAGGCTTGATTTTGAAGGAATTCCTAGTCCTGGGAAGAGTAGCAGCACCATTGAAAACCAGTTCAGCAGCCATGACAAATTCCCTCCCAATACTGACACAGAACCCTCAAAGTCAGTCTCCTGGGGTGGTTGG
This window encodes:
- the obi1 gene encoding ORC ubiquitin ligase 1; the protein is MALNYQSSTLSLTLPISCQICLGKVKQPVICGNYHVFCSPCMEMWLKKASQCPTCRVPITPESPCRKIIGGSNESDHNDSTSTRRCLRKTRGELLLQEYEDEIDGLIRENEELKTKNQSLEAQLKTALDPCSINMVQSAEKKVDSYILEEWTNKLRAATDVCDKVKHDMDKLKEANKVLRSQNIDLVQENMRLKAEVASRSPQKFGRYTVAALEAKIQQYERDVDHLKRALERSDQYIEDLESKVRKPEKTCLELQEACGGSTAGSEALTQQQKVNMMMRSLSDNERQLICSNPEAEAQTFSRNRSLMFMPSVDQKDLITKNVSSDKKTEDFENTSDFLPATPSSAFRSLTLRSPGIREKKVSFKPVSYLRRLDFEGIPSPGKSSSTIENQFSSHDKFPPNTDTEPSKSVSWGGWQRSDTNDMQLCPGISNGRSIKESTSAIPVGGEPDSFQMSSEASMDAAYLDKISELDSMMLDGESSSSRGSQLSLGSSPQTDLDSTLVPEPEICPDVKSSHNGEHVMQCYEMNHPLCNNTDGTLNSKEAPKDSAEEGFAALVSGRETGADVSDCAGYEGPSHTDELSFDLLFDPQEENKADLSGSPRPASQDHDHVSFSSCTSKPVNTTRDRHALNIGQPTKRKSHSPFNISSPTKLSKLM